A part of Caretta caretta isolate rCarCar2 chromosome 1, rCarCar1.hap1, whole genome shotgun sequence genomic DNA contains:
- the MYF5 gene encoding myogenic factor 5, producing the protein MEVMDSCQFSPSEFFYDSSCISSPEGEFGEDFERGLAAFGAHKTDGPWSDEEEHVRAPTGHHQAGHCLMWACKACKRKSTTMDRRKAATMRERRRLKKVNQAFDTLKRCTTANPNQRLPKVEILRNAIRYIESLQELLREQVENYYSLPGQSCSEPTSPTSSYSDGMAECTSPAWPRRSGSFDAVYCPDLHTDKSTTLSSLDCLSSIVDRISSPSDQAALPLGDTASLPANASLESQPGTPRTPPHSRLIYHVL; encoded by the exons ATGGAGGTGATGGACAGTTGCCAGTTTTCTCCATCCGAGTTCTTCTATGACAGCTCCTGCATCTCTTCCCCTGAAGGCGAGTTCGGGGAGGATTTTGAACGGGGACTGGCTGCGTTTGGAGCCCACAAAACAGACGGCCCATGGTCTGACGAAGAGGAGCATGTCAGAGCCCCCACAGGGCATCATCAAGCCGGGCACTGCCTCATGTGGGCTTGCAAAGCCTGCAAGAGGAAGTCCACTACCATGGACCGGAGGAAGGCAGCGACCATGCGCGAGAGGAGGCGACTGAAGAAAGTGAACCAGGCTTTTGACACGCTGAAAAGGTGCACCACGGCCAACCCCAACCAAAGGCTCCCCAAAGTGGAGATCCTCAGAAACGCCATCCGGTACATCGAAAGCCTGCAGGAGCTCTTGAGAGAGCAGGTCGAAAACTACTACAGCTTGCCAGGACAGAGCTGCTCTGAACCCACCAGCCCAACTTCCAGCTACTCGGACGGGATG GCTGAATGCACCAGCCCGGCCTGGCCCCGGCGGAGCGGCAGTTTTGACGCTGTCTATTGCCCGGACCTTCACACCG ACAAAAGCACTACCCTGTCCAGCTTGGACTGTTTATCCAGCATCGTGGATCGTATCTCCTCCCCCTCCGATCAAGCGGCGTTGCCGCTTGGGGACACCGCCTCCCTCCCTGCAAACGCCAGCCTAGAGTCCCAGCCGGGCACCCCTAGGACCCCTCCTCATTCCAGGCTCATCTATCACGTATTATGA
- the MYF6 gene encoding myogenic factor 6 translates to MMMDLFETSSYFFYLDGEHGALQQLEMAEGSPLYPGSDGTLSPCQDQMPPEAGSDSSGEEHVLAPPGLQPPHCPGQCLIWACKTCKRKSAPTDRRKAATLRERRRLKKINEAFEALKRRTVANPNQRLPKVEILRSAISYIEKLQDLLHRLDQQEKMQEIGGDPFSFSPKQGNIPSSDFLSTCSSDWQNVSDHSRVLTINAKEGASIVESSASSSLRCLSSIVDSISSEDPKLPSVEEVVEK, encoded by the exons ATGATGATGGACCTTTTTGAAACTAGCTCCTATTTCTTCTACTTGGACGGAGAACATGGAGCTCTACAGCAGCTGGAGATGGCAGAGGGGTCCCCTCTGTACCCGGGCAGCGATGGCACTTTGTCCCCCTGTCAGGACCAAATGCCCCCAGAGGCTGGGAGTGACAGCAGTGGAGAGGAGCATGTGCTGGCGCCCCCGGGCCTACAACCCCCTCATTGCCCCGGCCAGTGTTTGATCTGGGCTTGTAAGACCTGCAAGAGGAAATCGGCCCCCACCGACAGGAGGAAAGCAGCCACCCTGAGGGAGAGGAGGCGGCTGAAGAAGATCAATGAAGCCTTCGAGGCTCTGAAAAGGAGGACTGTGGCAAACCCCAACCAGCGGCTGCCCAAGGTGGAGATCCTGAGGAGTGCCATCAGCTACATAGAGAAGCTGCAGGATCTCCTGCACAGGCTGGATCAGCAGGAGAAAATGCAGGAGATTGGGGGAGACCCTTTTAGCTTCAGCCCCAAGCAGGGAAAT ATCCCAAGTTCAGATttcctgagcacctgcagctccgaCTGGCAAAATGTTTCTGATCATTCCAGAGTGCTAACAATCAACGCCAAAGAAG GAGCCTCCATCGTTGAATCTTCAGCTTCTAGCAGCCTTCGTTGTCTTTCTTCGATAGTGGACAGTATTTCTTCAGAAGATCCCAAACTTCCCAGCGTGGAAGAAGTGGTAGAGAAGTAG